A DNA window from Phyllostomus discolor isolate MPI-MPIP mPhyDis1 chromosome X, mPhyDis1.pri.v3, whole genome shotgun sequence contains the following coding sequences:
- the HDAC8 gene encoding histone deacetylase 8 isoform X2, which translates to MLTREHRCGRLEEQEPEPGVSSKKAASGRWLRNGWKSKMKEPEEPADGGHSLPPVYIYSPEYVSMCDSLAKIPKRASMVHSLIEAYALHKQMRIVKPKVASMEEMATFHTDAYLQHLQVVSQEGDDDHPDSIEYGLGYDCPATEGIFDYAAAVGGATITAAQCLIDGMCKVAINWSGGWHHAKKFHNQGRP; encoded by the exons ATGTTGACCAGGGAGCACCGCTGCGGCCGGTTAGAGGAGCAGGAACCGGAGCCCGGGGTTAGTAGTAAAAAAGCCGCATCCGGACGTTGGCTTCGGAACGGCTGGAAGTCGAAGATGAAGGAGCCTGAGGAACCTGCGGACGGTGGGCATTCGCTGCCCCCGGTTTACATCTACAGTCCCGAGTATGTCAGTATGTGTGATTCCCTGGCCAAAATCCCCAAACGG GCCAGTATGGTACATTCTTTAATTGAAGCATATGCGCTGCATAAGCAAATGAG AATAGTTAAGCCCAAAGTGGCCTCCATGGAGGAGATGGCCACCTTCCACACGGATGCCTATCTGCAACATCTCCAGGTGGTCAGCCAAGAAGGAGATGATGATCATCCAGACTCCATAGAATATGGGCTAG GTTATGACTGCCCAGCCACCGAAGGGATATTTGACTATGCagcagctgtgggaggggctACAATCACAGCTGCCCAATGCCTGATTGATGGAATGTGCAAAGTAGCAATTAACTGGTCCGGAGGGTGGCACCAtgcaaaaaa ATTTCATAACCAAGGAAGACCTTGA